ATGGGAGAATAAGAATTTGAACCATGCAAAGCTAGTTGAACTTAAAGGAGGGAACCATAAATCTAAAACATATGAACAGGTCTCAAGAGAAGCATGCTATCCCTTAATTGGCCAACACTCTTAACAATGTAATATGCTACAAGCGGATAGTTAACATATGCCCACAATAATCCACACTAATGGAAATCTACACTCTTGTTTTTGGGAAACAACAGAAAAAGATGCTATGCTATACTTAACGTCAGATGATAGAGTATATAAATTCCAACACCAAATAGCACAGCTAATTACTACAACATGAGACCTGCCATCTACTTACAGAAATTTTATCCAAGCACCATGCAATTGAACCTAAATGCTAGAAGGATAAAAACACCAAGAAATGGCAAACTGCTTGTATATAGGACATAAAAGTAACTGTGTAAAGCAAATAAAGAACAGTTGTCAAGGCACTGGCACATGCACCTGaaacaaacaaaaaagagaCCCTATGCATCATCTTGCCTTTTTTAGGAGTAGAAAGTAGAAAGCAAGCTTTAAGATATGTACATTCAAGAATTTTAAAGAACTGAATAACACGCATTATAAGAAGTAAGGAACCACCTGAAAGTTGTGATTGTCCAGAAGATGGTTACAAATAGTCATAAAGTATGTGCAGAAAGCCCAATTGGGCGTACTTTAcaaaacaacacacaacaaagATACCTAAAAGCATGTGAGAAGCTCCAATCTTCAGTATACATAAATGTACAGCCCACTTCCACCAGACAGAATATATGAATGGGCAAGATATAAACTCAATGACTATGTTAGAGCGGGTTAACCAACTCTCCAGGGCTCTAAACAATCTCCCCATGTCTGAATCCACTGTCCCCACAATCTGCACTGGAGTCTAACCCACAAGGAGAATCATACCATTTAGGATTCTCTTGATAGAAACTATCAACCTGTATAAGACCTACATCTGCCACTAAAGCCTCATCATGTCTCATGGGCTTGGTTAGTTTAGTATCTTCACAATCAAGAATGCTCTTTTCATCAAAATCACCGCATTTCAACCACTTTTCAGGCTTACAAGGCTCACTCATCAGATCTTTGTCACTCCTACAATCAGTCCTCATCTGGTCCCAAGGAACAACATCTCCAAGCGTCTGTCCAAAActatcttcatcatcatcaatcAATTCTGTTTCCTTGCCATTCCCATATATCCTTTCATGATGGTGATCATCCCAGTGTGGCAAATCATTCTCCCCAACTAGCACATCATTTGAATGAGGCTTGTGTGAAAGCAACCCAATTGCCTTTGAACTTTCTTCCCCTATACTCCTAACTTTATTAACAACATGAAACAACTCCTGTGACACTGTGCCCAAAAATTCACTTGGGATTTTTCTTAATCTCCCCTCCAACAACCCAATTTCACTTCTCAACTCCTGCACCTGCTGCAAAACAGAAAGCTGCAAGTCCCCTTCATCCTTTCCCATCAACCCAAACCCCTCATTGTCAACATCCTCACGCACACCATAGTCCATTTCTTGGTCCATCATAAAGCTACCTTTATGCCCAACTACGCGATGCATAATCCTCGCATTACCATCCAAAGGCCCAGGTTCATGGCCTGAATGCACTGCATATAGCTTGAAGACGGCCATCCCCTCTTCTTGATACACAAATGTCTTATCCTTCTCATTATAATTAGTAATTGGCACTATTGCCCGAATTCTAAACCCACACCCACATCTCTTTGAAGCATAAGGCTCCCTCTTCAACATCCTTGACTTCTTGGCCACAGGCTCACCAGCTCTATGACAAGCATAATCCTTAACTTCTGCCATAAAAGGCTTATACCTAATATATTTTTGCCTAATACAAAGCACAACCTTATGTTTGGCAGCCAATTGCTGCAGCCTATGTGGCACCTCCTTAGCAGGAACATCAAATGACTCGGTATATTCAAAACGACGGCGCTTATTCCTGGAACCAGAACCCTCAGAGACCGAGCACACAGGGCAAGCAGCAACACAAACCCTAATGTAACTCTCGGGAATTCCATAAAATTTAGCACCTACAGTCCAGACTTGTTTAATTCTCTCTATGGTTTCTCTAAGCCCTAGGTGTTTTAAATCCGCGTCCCCATGAAAACTCATAACAATATCTTGCCACTGATTAACATGAGACACGCATTGTTGAGAGTTGTTCTTGAAGCAAAGAAATTCGTTACCGGAAGTGGGGTCAACATGGGCCGTGAGTTTCTCCTGGATGCGCTTCCAACCGGTCACATAGGCGGTATCCTCGTTACGGTCCTTCCAGACGGCCCGCCACGATTTCAAGACGGAGTGGGGCGTAGCAGCGCGGATCTCGTCGGGGGTAGCCAGGCGGTGCTCGAGAATGCAGCGAATCATAAGAGAGTGAGATTCCGCATTGAATGTGTAGAATTGAGAGGATATATGAGGCTCGGGGTTAATGTAAGCAGTTGCATGACTGTTATTGGGGTCATTGCTTTTGGGATTGGAGTGAGAAGGGTGAATCAAGGAATCATCGTTGTCGGAGGATGACTGACTCGGCGACTCAGGGGAAGATGAGCGGAAGAGGACGATTTCAGAGAGAGAGAGGTCGTCTTGAATGGACGGCTGAGATTGAGTTTGGTGAGTGGGGAAGATCTGGGGAGGTGGGCCCAAATCATGGTGATGATTGTGGAAGAGATCGTGTTCGGTTTTGTGGGGATTCATGAGACAAATTGGAGAAGGCAGCAGCGGCAGCAAGcgcaggaggaggaggaggaggaggaggaggaggagatgaAGGAGGAGGTTTCGAAGTAACTTCGTGGGACTTTGTTTTGCTCAGTTTCTATCTGACATCTTGGAACTCATCAAGggttttctctttttctctctcttcgcTTAAAACTTCCATGCTCTTAACCAGCCttcactctctctctttctttttccatcaattattttatttattcgaAAAATTCATTATCTGTAGTGTATGTAAATTTCATGCTTATTTCTTATTTCGTCCACTTCCGTATtttacattaattaaaaaatattagtaaaaattaaataattcatattattcattgaataagtaaaattaaataaatatttaaaaataataaatagttaattattttaaaaacgaaaataactaataattgaatttaaataaaaatgtaatACTATTTTATCAACTAttcaatattataatattttaaagacaattttttaattagtaaaaataattttaataaatatatgaaataacaagtaaattaaaatataatatataaatatatttgattactaaaaataaaaattatttggttTTGCACTTAActtggtggaaagtgcatcgtTCCACTCCCCAACCCCatattcaaaaaaaaagaaaaaaaaattatttggttttttttttatctacttTCATATTTATAGGACATAGAATTATCCTTATTTATAGCACCTCATATTGCTTCAAACCGCAACGATAAAAGGAGCCACTTACTGAAGttttgtaaaaataataatataatataacatACTCGTCTCTCCTAAAGTAAAAATTagcctcttttatttttatgtaattttaaaaaataactaaactaataagtttttgtttaatattatataatgcactaaaaataatttttatttattaaattttaattttaatacatgttaaatatattaataaatctgTTCTTTTCTCTATCTCTCaatgaggtctctatgtctcaaggagatCTTATGATatctgtttttttctttttctgagagTGTTAATACTCACAACAATAATAGAGATAATCATTACATTATTATAAGATGGTGTTACGTCatttattcatattttcatagtacaaaaattttttttcacaaaTATTCTAAGGATTTAACCTTTTGTTCCTCCAACGATCATATTAATGGTttcactggacccatcattcactggcccTGCTCCCATTCTCCTGAGTGTCTGCGCTGCTAGGTTCGGCTGAGGCCCTTGTCCTTCCGGTTTCTTTAtaaagttcttgaggtgtcccctctttatcagcctttcgatctcagcaatcaactggaagcagttattaGTGTCGTGGCCGTGCGTgcgatggtactgacaatatttgtcaggatctcgctggtttgcttccgttttcataggcctgggccattggaggaactccttgtcctggacggccatgagcacttcggctctagaggcattgAGTGGGGTAGGCTTCTCTGGAACCCACGGAGGGAGTGGCCTATGTTCTGAGACCCGAGGAGGGAGAgatctttggtcccttcgctcctAGGGTTGTCTGTAAGGCTCAGGCCTCTTGCCATGCTTTTTCTCGTGTCTTTCCGGCCTCCCTTCCTCCGGTGCTTTCCCCTTATCTGTCGCTCCCCTGGCGAACCTGCTTgtcaccaaggcatcatcctgccttatgtatttttcagcccgcttcatcagctcggccagtgaggtcggaggcttcctgctcaatgagccaaagaactcggcagaggtcgtccccttttgcatggcctccaccgcccttccctcatcgagctcgggaatctgcagggcctccgtgttGAAACGAGCGATgtactctctgagtgattcgTCTCTCCTCTGCCTGATCGTCTCCAGgtaactcgtcttcctatctgcgggcaccccggtgataaaccggctgatgaagcgagtggccagatcgcCAAAGCTGCTGATACTTccggcctcaaggctgttgaaccacgcccgtgctggccccgagagcgtcgtagggaataccttgcacatcaaggcatctgaaaGAGTTTGTAGCTCCATAAAGGTCTTCTAATTCAAGACGTGCTCCCGGGGGTTCCCAGCTCCGTCGTACACGGTCGTAGGTGGCATCATAAATTTCTTGGGAACAGTCTtctgctgcacccacttcgagaagggtgaagaggtgggcaggAGAGTTTGGTTCTGATCCTTCGTTCCCAACTaggccaagagctgctctctcattttttgcagcttttggtctacactTTCCTCCTcctgcctgggtttcttctCCAGGTGGTACTCTTCCTCTTCCATTTCGCTTCTCGTCCACCTGGTTGTTCCAGCAGAATAACTGTCGGCCCCATCGTTCTCAATCATCTCTCTCATCCTCCTTCCATGAACcctggcctccggttcttcctcttccccagcTCTCCTCTCCCTCTCTCCGGTTTCGCGGCTAACTGTTTGGGGATGGTTGAAGGTAGGTTGATGTTCATTGGTCTGGGGCTCTTCTACCACTGGTAATACGTTtgctggggtgctaaggccctgttgctgcattatctgccccagccagtgggcggtgttttgtagttggagggcgatggtttggaggtcctggttaGACAAGGTAACGGCGAAAATATTCCCTGCCAGacttggcgaggggttgaaagggatgggtggttgattgtttggagttgtaggactgaaaaaggagaactgctgcccctcttgggcagagctcagatcatttggagtgacgttgtttttgttgtgattagccatcgtggatatCAGTGGGTTTGtttagagtggaactccggtgatgaaaagatctccttcgttcccacaaacGGCGCcacttgatgatctgagatccagaaaaatagggttttacaagggttctgtaaaactggcaaaagtttagacctagaggagagtatttatCCACTTTATCTAtttccttttgtccgctagtgacatATAACAAATTGTctatcattgggccacctgcCCCAGCCACGCTGATATGGACGTACAAGGAAATCAGATCCCtgttccatgcgtaacggcctccgATTCTCTCAGACACGCGTGCGGATGGGCTCACTAGGCGAGTGGGCTGGTCACCTTCCTTCCTCTGGGCTAGGCTGAAAGATGGGATTAGAGCCGGGTCTAGAGAGGATCTGATCGCCGGGCCATAAAGgctgggccggcctgattgTGGAGTCGGAATAGAGCCCGGTCTCAAGgctgggccggcctgattgTGGAGTCGGAATAGAGCCCGGTCTCAAGGCTGAGCGGGCTGGCAGGCTGGGTCTGGATCATAAGGGAGACTTGAAGGTCTCTAAGTAATGGGCTGATATCATGGACTTGACCCCAGACcagggtggagaaatccagcagtcatcaataaatatatgaaatgacaagtaaattaaaatataatatataaatatatttgattactaaaaataaaaattatttggttttttttttatctacttTCATATTTATAGGATATAGAATTACCCTTATTTATAGCACCTCATATTGCTTCAAACCGCAACGATAAAAAGAGCCACTTGAAGttttgtaaaaataataatataatataacatACTCGTCTCtcctaaagtaaaaaattagccttttttatttttatgtaattttaaaaaataactaaactaataagtttttgtttaatattatataatgcactaaaaataatttttatttattaaattttaattttaatacatgttaaatatattaataaattaatatttcaaagagatttttatgatttgaaaaattaaagtgaatttttttttagcgaaaagttatttttctttatttgataaaggaaaaaattaatttgagaaaaaaaaaagttaattttatcaTAATCTCTCCAATTGgaattatattttctataaaaaatttaaaattaatttttataaaattatatactaatttattttatttaagaataaaaaaattataaattaaaaaaatcaatttttttttcatttcaacaacaattttatagataaatattgaattaaattattataaaattttaaattataaataaagggAAGAGAAAATTGGGTGGGATTGGGTGAAATTTATaccatttaaattaaattacaattaaactcataataatttaaatttaaatttaaaaataaaaaaataaaatagtaattatacatagtataatattttattttctctaatgGAGCAATGAAAAATAAGTACAGAAATTAGaaataaagagaaagaaaaaagcaACAAGAGTTTGAGTTAGGGTTTTGTAGGCCGGCGGGATGAAGGCTTTGATCTCCGTTTTCTTTCCCATCTGGTTTTATTTCATCTTGGTGTGTGTGAATTTTACTTTTGTTGTCGTGGGTTGTAGGTTCTCTATTGGATATTGAATCATCTGTTTGTTTTGATTATTTGTGACGTTTTGcttccattttaaaaaaaaattattcgttattaataatattttgaaatcGTGTCGCACGTTAATGAAacttaattttgttattttttttatgtggtGACGTCCTTAGATGAATCAAGTTGTTTTAGAAATTAAGTTATTAATTGATGCTGAAACTCTTCTGTGTCGGTATTTTTTTCGTTGCATCTGCATGTGTTGGTTTTCATCTTCTTGCCTCTTATGTTTAATTTTTGCATGTCTCTATTTAATACATGCAATTTGTTTTCTGGCATGTCttcttgccttttttttttttttttttttaaattactggTTATAAATTGGGTCTTCAATTGGATTTATGGTTGTGCTGTAATGatgaatttgtatttttttattgtaaatattgcTCTGTTATGGGTTTTAttaaatgttattttgaagtattgataaaaaagatatataattatttttactttttagcgaaaaatatgtaaagaaaaaattttttttcttctattgaCATTTTGCCAACACATGAAAATGAAAACATTTCTAAAATAATGTTTAGACTATGTTAGTAAATGTTgctgtttattattttttattttattttgtttgaaaaagaaaatgcgAAACTCGTGGTGTTAACTTTGTCGTTTTCTCTTTTCACCTTTTTCATAACTGCTTTGCAAAAGCGAAATAGAATTTTTGAAAACCACCTACTACAGTTTTAGTTTTGTAATAATTGTTTTCCAGTTATAcgcaagtttttatttttctttttttttttttcatttagaatcttaacttatatatttttacattttctttcatatgtttttcaatttttttaacttttgctTAAGATTTTTGAATGTGATtgaaaaaacattttaaattacaaaaatacaTATCAATATTAAAGCATAATGCtgcttatttttttatgattataattATATGGATAATTTATGATTTGATAATCTATTATCATGAAAAAATTGATAGATTAtgggaatttttttatttatttacgatGATTATATATACCTTTTCTGTACTATTGTCAGAGAAAATAAACTAGTGTTCAgtttactaaaatttaaaaaccaaatcaatttaaaaaaaaaaaaacaaaaaacaaagaaCGGAAACGTCACCTTGCGTAGCCTAttggatatattttttttaatttttttatgtcacTGTACATGAAATTCATTCTCCTAACCAGGTTATACAATATATCCAAATTTTatcctaaaaatttaaattatttttctctccaaaaattatctaaaaaatatgaacgtatttaaatcaaattgaactgaactaaatttaaataagtttagattcaattaaaaaataaatttaaaaatattagtccaAATTCGAAATcgactcaaattttatttataaaatcgaatttaatttataaaataaatattaaactcgatTTTAGTTTATAATAAACTCATTTATCATAaatcaattcaaattttattaaaaaaatttaaatttaaatttattcaacttTAAATTTGAAgtcgattatattataaaaaattttgaattgaacaaattgaattattttattctaataaaattattaaaaaattaattaaattaattttttatgaaaaatttaattCCAAACCCATGGAAAGAAAGAAATGGACCATGGGGACATTGTCAAGTTGCAGGATGTGGAATGTTGCTTGCTGCTGCCACTTTCATCCTATGGAATTCTCCATCCAGATTGTAAAGAAACCACAATCTTTGCTTATAGACCTTCCTAATTGTCGCGGATTCTTGTAACTTTTGGATTCAATTGTCACGGAAATAGTGAAAAACTATAAATATTGGACAATTCAAATGCATTTCGCTTCtggaattgaaaatttaatgaacAAAGAATAATATTGGTTCAATAGCATTAGACTCCTGCTGTTCAAAGATTTGAATTGTAGTCATCATGAGAACTTAAGAGGTAAGCAAACAatcattttgattttaaatcaaattaaaataattgaattaaataaaattgaaaatattaaataaaattgaataagtTATGACATATCACGTCTTGGGGATttcatcataaaatattaaaaaaatacaaattatatCCCGCCAATAAATAATACacgtttattttttttgaatttaaatttgaataaaattataaaatatttttaaaatttaaattattatataaaaaaataaattaaaacaaaaaatatgaaaagagTTGGATTTTTAATGGGAATATCcctaaaagaaaaagtaaaataaaagaagtataCTCTTTCCATTCTCCATTTACACTCCAACTTAAAGAAGCGAATATTTGAGAGCTAAAAGAAGGATATGCCAGCCAATATGCCATCGCCTATCTATTTTTCATAGATAATTAATTAGTAGTTATAGAATTCTATCTACCTTAATATATTTTGAagcaaaatatatttataagattATCAACAGCCCACCAACCACATAAGTAGCCTAAATAACTAAACCatttctaattatttaattctataacttttttttatgataatttgaaactaatatatatatatatatattagcaaGACTAATAAGACGTTTGAGCAACTACTAATGCATGACTGATGACCCTACTTGATCTGTGCGATGCAACCGTGAGAAAATGGTCCATCCGTACAGTAACATGCATTAAAAGTAGGAAACAGGAAATGGTCTATTAATAAAGTTAGAACATTCATGCACATGACACTAGATTTTTAGGATCAACATCGCCTTCTCCCCCCAATCCAGAGAAAAATTGACATGAGAATGGGAGGGAACGAAAATAATTAATGGGAAGcaatcaaaaaaataattgcttcccaaaaaaaaagaggacaagcattatttttcttttcgcCAACTTTCCAACATCCATATATTGCTTCCCTTGTTCAATGAGTGTCAAAATTTGAAAACCACAGTTACTagaaattattcaattttatatttaaaattgagtGTATCTGATAATATTTGAATTGgaatttatgtaattttaatttaaaaatgactAGAGAGGTGGATCTAAATTTGAACGGTATCGGCACGGCCACGGCAACAGCACCTAATCTTCAATTGCGCACCAAAACGTAACACGCTCCTGTCCATGGCACACCAGCGAGACCCCATTCTACAATAATGACGCGTCAATATTACGTTTGGATAGATTGCTTCTTTTCCCGATGTAACGGTTCGTCCCGCTCCTTCCATTTCCCTCCTCATTTCATCAAATTCAAGCGTTACTTTTCTGTCCCCCCTTTCTCTTTCTCTGGGGCTTTCCTTCGAACACCCACCTCGACACACAGTTCTATATATACTCTCTATTTCAAAACTCACTCCATCATCCAACACTTAACAATCCTCCCTCCGGTGTCAGCGTTTACTGATCCTTTCCCCGTCGCCATGCATAACAACCACAACGATCGCTTCGCCAGTATTGAAACAACTTGTGGTTTGTTGCTATTGGAATTGCAGGTTTTTTCTCCTTTGTtgttttcaatttgatttgtgtGTGTGGTTATCTTTGTTTGGGTGTTTGTGTGAATTTTGTTTTCTGATTTTGTTTTCGTGGATATCAGAAACTATGGGATGAAGTGGGAGATAATGACGTTCAAAGGGATAAGGTATTGTTTGAAATTGAAGAAGAGTGCCTCGAGGTGTATAGGAGAAAAGTTGATGAAGCGGGAAAGTGTAGATCTGAATTGCTACATGAAATTGCTTCGCTTGAAGCGGAGATCAAGGATATATGTTCTGCATTGAGTGAGCAACCTGTAAAAGTAAGTGAAATTAGGTTTGCCAAGTTCATATTTCATGGAACAAAAATTGAATTGTTTGTTTTGCATTCAGGATGAGCAGAAAGCCGGTGAAAGTTTAAGAGAAAAACTTCAAATAATTGTTCCACAGTTGGAGGAAATGCGGAAGAGAAAAGCAGAGAGGGAGGAGCAATTCGCTGAAGTTTTAGACGAACTAAAGAACATTTCGATAGAGATATTCGGTTCTGCTACAGAAATTAATATGTGCGGGAAGCTTGTGGACAGTGACAACTTATCTATGAGAAGATTAGAACAGTTAAGGAATCAGTTGTGTGAGCTTCAGAATGAGAAGGTTTGTCTTCCTGTTACGTGCCGATctcaaaattatcaaaatttggAAATTGACACCGCAAATGTTTAGGGTATGATTGTTAATAACGTTGTAGAGCTGTCGTTGAGATATCAgaacattaaaaatattagttagacggcattaaaattaaagttaatatttttaataataaaatttaaaactctaaCATAAttactcaattttctttttccaattGTTCTTTTCAACCACATCTGAAATGGACAAGAAACACTTTTATTCTCCAAATATGAAACCAAATGTTGCTTTAATCATTGTATGTTCTGGTATATTTTTTCATAGACCATTATGGAATTGGGAATTGTGGTTCCAACATATTTTGTTATCTGACTGATTTACTGTATATCAAATGTAGAGCAATCGTTTGAAGCAAGTAGAGTGTCATTTGGACACTCTGAGCTCCCTGTGTGAGGTTCTTGGTATGGATTTCAAAAACACAATTCACGAGATCCATCCAACTCTGGATGATTCTAAACGAGCAAAAGACGTAACCAGTTATACAATTGAGAGGTTGACTACTGTAATACAAAGTGTTCGAGATGTCAAGATACAGAGAATGCAGAGGGTTGGTATTTGAGCAAATTTTCTCATGCATTGTTCCAGAACatctttttgtttttataattCCTTCTGCTTGGCATacctaatatttaaaattcaattagcTTCAAGGTCTTGGAACCGTCCTTCTGGAGCTTTGGGATTTGATGGGCACTCCTATTGAGGAGCAACAGATGTTTCAGAATGTTACCAGTGTTATTGCTGCTTCAGAACCCCAAATTACTGAGTGTAATATGCTTTCCATGGATTTCATTAACCAAGTGAGTTATAATTGTAGGAGTGAAAAGATTTTATAATTTCCTACTCAATTCACTTTATTTGCCAATTTCAGCACAAGCATGACTAGACATACCAAGTAATTGCTCTTTTCTTCCATAGGTTGAGGACGAAGTCTCAAGGCTCAAGCAGCTCAAATCAACTAAACTGAAAGAGATTATTCTGAAGAAGAGGTTGGAACTAGAAGAGATATGCAGGAATTCACACATTGTGACAGAATTACTTACTGCAGCAACATATTCGATTGAAGCTGAACCATCTGGTAAGGGTTTGAGGAAATGAACAATCTAGAATTAGAGGTATCCTGAGAATATTATCCATGCCAGCATAGTGGGACATATGTCAATGCTGTTCGTCCCTGCCATGAAGGCCTGGAAATGCTTTGATGCCAAAGAAAGTAGATGAGACAATTGTTATCTTATGAATCAGTAACCATACAAATGTCTTAAAGTTATGTAATATCATCTACAGGAGTGGATCCTGTGAATTTACTAGAAGAGATTGAGTTTGAAATTGCTAAGGTTAAAGAGGAAGCTTTTAGCAGGAAGGAAAT
The sequence above is a segment of the Manihot esculenta cultivar AM560-2 chromosome 5, M.esculenta_v8, whole genome shotgun sequence genome. Coding sequences within it:
- the LOC110615601 gene encoding uncharacterized protein LOC110615601; the encoded protein is MNPHKTEHDLFHNHHHDLGPPPQIFPTHQTQSQPSIQDDLSLSEIVLFRSSSPESPSQSSSDNDDSLIHPSHSNPKSNDPNNSHATAYINPEPHISSQFYTFNAESHSLMIRCILEHRLATPDEIRAATPHSVLKSWRAVWKDRNEDTAYVTGWKRIQEKLTAHVDPTSGNEFLCFKNNSQQCVSHVNQWQDIVMSFHGDADLKHLGLRETIERIKQVWTVGAKFYGIPESYIRVCVAACPVCSVSEGSGSRNKRRRFEYTESFDVPAKEVPHRLQQLAAKHKVVLCIRQKYIRYKPFMAEVKDYACHRAGEPVAKKSRMLKREPYASKRCGCGFRIRAIVPITNYNEKDKTFVYQEEGMAVFKLYAVHSGHEPGPLDGNARIMHRVVGHKGSFMMDQEMDYGVREDVDNEGFGLMGKDEGDLQLSVLQQVQELRSEIGLLEGRLRKIPSEFLGTVSQELFHVVNKVRSIGEESSKAIGLLSHKPHSNDVLVGENDLPHWDDHHHERIYGNGKETELIDDDEDSFGQTLGDVVPWDQMRTDCRSDKDLMSEPCKPEKWLKCGDFDEKSILDCEDTKLTKPMRHDEALVADVGLIQVDSFYQENPKWYDSPCGLDSSADCGDSGFRHGEIV
- the LOC122723610 gene encoding 65-kDa microtubule-associated protein 4-like is translated as MTRQYYVWIDCFFSRCNGSSRSFHFPPHFIKFKRYFSVPPFSFSGAFLRTPTSTHSSIYTLYFKTHSIIQHLTILPPVSAFTDPFPVAMHNNHNDRFASIETTCGLLLLELQKLWDEVGDNDVQRDKVLFEIEEECLEVYRRKVDEAGKCRSELLHEIASLEAEIKDICSALSEQPVKDEQKAGESLREKLQIIVPQLEEMRKRKAEREEQFAEVLDELKNISIEIFGSATEINMCGKLVDSDNLSMRRLEQLRNQLCELQNEKSNRLKQVECHLDTLSSLCEVLGMDFKNTIHEIHPTLDDSKRAKDVTSYTIERLTTVIQSVRDVKIQRMQRLQGLGTVLLELWDLMGTPIEEQQMFQNVTSVIAASEPQITECNMLSMDFINQVEDEVSRLKQLKSTKLKEIILKKRLELEEICRNSHIVTELLTAATYSIEAEPSGVDPVNLLEEIEFEIAKVKEEAFSRKEILDKVEKWFGACEEECWLEEYNRDETRYNAGRGAHLTLKRAEKARAVVNKIPAMVETLTSKTKAWEKEQGVPFLYDGERLLSRLEQYNNLRKAKEQEKIRQRDQKKLQVQLIAEQEALFGAKFSPSKSGKKASRASVGFASNRKLSLGGAMLQNLKADKSCPHMHINKKGDGLKQNVYLGSQQNGGFATQTYGRRNSEIAGHLVKKQSSAKASSTELRLIRKPLSPIPLKMTSQANIANLSEDQKGMQDEIPQTAVPSIKTPVGTPTKSISDGGEENGTPKLHPILVPTTPTTISAPMLMALTPATPYVSSAAKTAKKALERIEYSFEELRAGFIHHINKEFVAGFISPKHKGEPISLVYLGVK